A window of Fragaria vesca subsp. vesca linkage group LG7, FraVesHawaii_1.0, whole genome shotgun sequence contains these coding sequences:
- the LOC101305302 gene encoding phosphatidylinositol 4-phosphate 5-kinase 6-like — MSKELRFFVKAWEATVRKTHIGGKKRPNPLFTTMSVAPADDEPGETYHAEKVLANGDFYTGQWLDNYAHGQGKYLWTDGCMYVGEWQKGKTAGKGKFSWPSGATYEGDFKNGFMDGKGTYTGSFGETYRGSWVMNLRYGQGSKSFVNGDHYEGEWRRGLQDGQGRYQWKNGNHYIGQWRNGMIHGSGTMIWNNGNRYDGSWEEGLPKGNGTFRWADGSFYVGVWSKETKDQCGTYYPAGSSGGHVDWDPQEVFAVDLNDCKVCPVETISIFPSQMMLNWPGMEGEFMNKPPIYKNGSEGNVRPRRSSDVRGSNVSRGSNCDNNFDELGGSVARRFRVQPTKKQGITIAKGHKNYELMLNLQLGIRHSVGRPAPTTSLDLKTSAFDPREKVWTKFPPEGSKYTPPHQSSDFKWKDYCPVVFRTLRKLFKVDPADYMISLCGNDALRELSSPGKSGSFFYLTNDDRYMIKTMKKAEVKVLLRMLPAYYNHVRAFENTLVTKFFGLHCVKLTGPTQKKVRFVIMGNLFCSEYSIHRRFDLKGSSLGRSTDKPAAEIDATTTLKDLDLNYIFRLQKVWFQEFCRQVDRDCDFLEQERIMDYSLLVGLHFREASYNDPLATPDRSSGVGTPTGYGDPDNDKTPRVSKGEMDRLLSDPNRWASIRLGINMPAWAEKTVRKTDEAQLVGEPTGDLYDVILFFGIIDILQDYDISKKLEHAYKSFQYDPTSISAVDPKQYSRRFRAFIFRVFVEDT; from the exons ATGAGCAAAGAGTTGAGATTCTTTGTGAAGGCCTGGGAAGCAACCGTGCGTAAAACACATATTGGAGGTAAGAAAAGGCCCAATCCCTTATTCACGACAATGTCTGTAGCCCCTGCAGATGATGAGCCAGGTGAAACCTATCATGCCGAGAAGGTTCTCGCCAACGGTGACTTCTACACAGGCCAATGGCTTGACAACTACGCTCATGGCCAAGGCAAGTACCTGTGGACAGATGGGTGCATGTACGTTGGAGAATGGCAGAAGGGTAAGACAGCAGGGAAGGGAAAGTTCAGCTGGCCTTCTGGTGCCACTTATGAAGGAGACTTCAAAAATGGGTTTATGGATGGTAAAGGGACTTATACTGGTTCATTTGGGGAGACATATCGAGGTTCATGGGTTATGAATCTGAGATATGGGCAAGGGAGCAAGAGCTTTGTCAATGGGGATCACTATGAGGGTGAATGGCGCCGAGGATTGCAGGACGGCCAGGGAAGGTATCAGTGGAAGAATGGGAACCATTACATTGGACAATGGAGGAATGGGATGATTCATGGGAGTGGGACTATGATTTGGAACAATGGGAATAGGTATGATGGGTCTTGGGAAGAAGGGTTGCCTAAAGGAAATGGCACATTTAGGTGGGCTGATGGGAGTTTCTATGTGGGAGTTTGGAGTAAGGAGACCAAAGATCAGTGTGGGACTTATTATCCAGCTGGTTCTTCTGGTGGTCATGTGGATTGGGATCCTCAGGAAGTGTTTGCAGTGGACTTGAATGATTGTAAGGTGTGTCCAGTGGAGACTATTTCAATTTTCCCTTCCCAGATGATGCTGAATTGGCCTGGAATGGAAGGGGAGTTTATGAACAAGCCGCCTATTTATAAGAATGGAAGCGAAGGGAATGTGAGGCCGAGGAGATCCTCTGATGTGAGGGGTAGTAATGTTAGCAGAGGATCCAATTGTGATAACAATTTCGATGAACTCGGAGGTTCAGTTGCTAGACGGTTTAGAGTTCAGCCAACAAAGAAACAAGGGATCACAATAGCTAAAGGACATAAGAACTATGAGCTTATGCTTAATCTGCAGTTGGGGATCAG GCATTCTGTTGGAAGGCCAGCCCCAACTACATCCCTTGATCTGAAGACTTCAGCATTTGATCCCAGGGAAAAAGTTTGGACGAAGTTTCCCCCAGAAGGATCCAAGTATACTCCACCTCACCAGTCGAGTGACTTCAAATGGAAGGATTACTGCCCTGTGGTTTTCAG GACTCTTAGGAAACTGTTTAAGGTAGATCCAGCAGATTACATGATATCACTATGTGGAAATGACGCCCTTCGAGAACTCTCATCCCCTGGAAAGAGTGGAAGCTTCTTTTACTTGACCAATGATGACCGTTACATGATAAAGACCATGAAGAAAGCAGAAGTAAAA GTTCTGCTGAGAATGCTTCCAGCTTACTATAATCATGTTCGAGCCTTTGAGAATACTCTGGTCACAAAGTTTTTTGGTCTTCATTGTGTAAAATTAACAGGGCCTACCCAAAAGAAG GTGCGGTTTGTCATAATGGGGAATCTATTTTGCTCCGAGTATTCCATTCATAGAAGGTTTGATTTGAAAGGCTCTTCCCTTGGCCGTTCAACCGATAAACCCGCAGCAGAAATTGATGCAACGACAACTCTTAAAGATCTTGATCTTAATTATATATTTAGGTTACAGAAGGTTTGGTTTCAAGAGTTTTGCAG GCAAGTGGACAGAGATTGCGACTTCCTTGAACAGGAAAGAATAATGGACTACAGTCTTTTGGTTGGTCTTCACTTCCGAGAAGCTTCATACAACGATCCCCTCGCAACTCCAGACCGTAGTTCTGGAGTTGGCACCCCAACTG GATATGGTGACCCTGACAATGATAAAACCCCTCGCGTTTCTAAAGGTGAAATGGATCGGCTTCTTTCTGACCCAAACAG GTGGGCTTCTATTAGATTAGGTATTAATATGCCAGCATGGGCGGAAAAGACAGTGAGAAAAACTGACGAGGCACAGTTGGTTGGAGAACCAACAGGAGATTTGTATGATGTTATCCTGTTTTTTGGTATAATTGACATACTACAGGATTATGATATCAGCAAAAAGCTTGAGCATGCTTACAAGTCATTCCAGTATGACCCAACTTCAATATCTGCTGTTGATCCAAAGCAATACTCTAGACGCTTCCGTGCTTTCATCTTCAGAGTTTTTGTAGAAGACACATGA
- the LOC101297593 gene encoding serine/threonine-protein kinase Sgk2-like: MVSSSQNTNKSLHSLLATKLTNLTIPPSSSSSSSPQDFDFNDVFSPPTTSSDATPPSLLVIHNRSQSFAETDILTKVVHPIIVQLRYSFQTKSKLYLIMDFMNEGHLFYHTALNKNML, from the exons ATGGTGTCCTCCTCTCAGAACACGAATAAAAGCCTTCATTCCCTCCTCGCCACAAAGCTCACCAACCTCACAATTCCACCTTCCTCCTCCTCCTCATCTTCGCCTCAAGACTTCGACTTCAACGACGTCTTCAGCCCCCCAACCACCTCCAGCGACGCCACGCCGCCGTCGTTGCTTGTCATCCACAACCGCTCCCAATCCTTT GCTGAGACAGATATTCTCACCAAAGTTGTGCACCCTATCATTGTTCAGCTCCGCTATTCTTTTCAG ACCAAGAGTAAATTGTACTTGATTATGGATTTCATGAACGAAGGGCATCTGTTTTATCATACTGCCCTCAATAAGAACATGTTATAA